Below is a genomic region from Henckelia pumila isolate YLH828 chromosome 3, ASM3356847v2, whole genome shotgun sequence.
attgtaaaattattttttgatataAAGCCGAAAATACATTGATCATGATTTGAGTGAAACACACCGGTGGATAAAATTTGCGGAGGAGAATTTAATATGCGGTTAGAGATATCAAAACGAGCTAGTGGGACGGGTCAATCCACAACCCGTTGCAACTCACCATTAGACGGGACGGAGTGAACCAACGCAACGGACCTACGTATAATTTGATAGGTTTTGACGGACCAACCCGCAACACATCCCAACCCACAATTCGACGGAGCGACCCATCTTTTATGCGGGTTAGGAAAATGTCAACTCAACTCACCTATTTTATATAGCGGACGGCCAACCCCATTAGTATAgaccattttgacacctctataTGCAATATATAGACCTATTTATCGAAAACAAATGAAATGGTTAACACAGAGGTGTAAATGTGGATATTTTGGGGCTAAATGAGAGATTTTAAACCTAACTTTATTCATCTCCCACAACATATGTAGAAGCTTTATAAATCAAATAGCTCTAGAGCCTTTCccttataaaaaataatcaggtcttgtaataatattataaatcaaaTGCATCCCTAGCttagaatatatatattctttttcCAAGAAAAATGCAGGAACCGAGATTTCCAACAAAGATTCATCATTGCATTACAGAGTAAAACCCAGAAAGAAACAGTAATTGATCAGTTCAGAATCGCCTTCTTGGGGGTATTTCTCCTCAAGAAGAAGAAGCTGCGATTAGATTAAAGTGAAATGAAATCCAGATTCTGTACCTCATGAGTTTGTTGAGCCAAAAGCATTCAGAATCCTGCCCATCTCATAGCACACAAATGCATCCAAACAAGCATACTGCACTTGATCGGGCTTCAGCCACCGCTTATCCCATCTGCTCATCGTCACTCCCCTCGGCTTCTGCACTTCCTTCTCCAGCACCACTTTCGTCAACCCCTTCACCCCGGAATTCTTCAATTCCTTCCTCTCATACACCTCCGCCGCCAAACTCCTCAAATCCACTGTTTTGGCGTCCAGCCCCAACCCATCATAATCTTTTCCAATCTTTTTCAGATCAGATTTTATCCCCACCCCCACGAATGTATACTCGGAGTTGGACAAGAAACCCACCAGCGAGGATGGAACGGTCGGGGCGTGAATGAGTTGGAAGATCAGGCAGCGGCGCGCGACGCAGAGCTGGAGGGTGGCGGCTGGGTGACGCGCGTTGCGCTTGAAGACGGGTCGCCACTCCACGTCCAGCCCGACGATGCGGTGGCCGGATCCTAGGTCGGAGATCCACTGGGTTACGATGTCGGGGTCGTGGGTGACGGTGGTGTGGATCGAATCGCCGAAGAAGTGAACGTCGTAGGTTTTGTGGGTATTGCTGCGTAATTGATGATCTACTATGGCCGCCGCCATTATTGTCTGTGTGGTCTTCTCTCTTTCACCAAGCTCTGTGTGTGTGAGATAATTTTTATGGGTCGGATTTCTGATGATTCGGGTAACCCATCTCAAAACTATACCCATATATACCATACGCACTGGAATAGAGTATtgctaacttttttttttatcgatcAATTTTTATAAGAGCATATTCGGTTAGGGGTTAAAATGTGTGGTTCAAAAAATGAACCCACTGTCATTGGTAGCAGTGACTTCAACGGTCAAAATACAAACATggctcaaaaatctaaaatatcTATGCCTATTTATTAAGAAAAAAACTCCTAGAAAAACTACATAGTCTCTTAATATGATacattaattttgaatttttaaattattttaaaaaaagagtGAAAATTATCTAATATAATCTATTATGTTTTAAATACTCCTTATAGTTAATATTTTAACCCAAAAAAACAttcattttctatttttataaatttattatattttttccgaaattaattttttttttttaaaaaaacaatttttttggcATACACGACATATGTGTGTGCAAATACACTAGTGTTTATTATTGGTTGAGAGTGTAAAAGTGAGGGGAGGGTGGGAACATTCTCCCTCAAATACACGGTGCTGCTGGCATTTGAGCACCACGCGCGTGAGTGCCAGCATCttcatgtttaattttttttttccttgctCTTCTCCTTAAATTTAGGTAGAATACTATATGTTCATTCTGCTACTTTTAGTAGCATGTCTTTTTAATTGCAGtagttttcaatttttttttgtttttgtaatACTCGAAAAATTCATATATGCATTTACGAgtattaaatgaattttaaattaatttaagttatttttattttatttatttatgatttgaaaattatttttaattaaatgattttatgtgatgttttaatgatttaaaagttgTGTTTAAAAGATTCAGTGCTGTGAATACTACATGAGATTTTAGTTCAAAGTTGAGTTTTAAAGtgttaaaaatatatgtttaaatgttgtgtaaaataattttaatgttATATAAATTGTCTGATGTTTAATGGTTGCAAGTTACTTTTAATATGTTTTAGGTATGAGTTTAAACTCGGTAACGAAAGAATCAAGACTAGCCTACGAACGaggtttaagaattttaaagagATAAATGACCATTATGCAATTTCTGATTTAAAGTGATaaatgttatttaagtttttaagttaaaagTGTTTTTGGTTCCAATTATTTAAAGTTGGTCCTGGTAgccaagttttaatatatttgAGGGAGAACGTTTAAAATTTGGAATTTTTTCGGGCCAGTCCAGCCCATTAGTTTATAAAAACTGGAGTTGGCGTACAGTGACGGAGAAAACCCTCTCCCCCTAGCCGCCAACCCCCGTTTCCCTCTCCCCAAATCTTCAAAAGTTGCAACTATGGAGGAAAATTATTCAACGATCCGTTTGTGGAAAGGCTAGATCGAGTTCCTGAGTACCGATTACTGATCCCTACCAAGAAGAAAGAcaagttttaaatgcttttgaaaccaccaatcaagaatatatgtattttgatatgaaaaagatGTATGTTGATGTGTAAATTATGTATATTGCATTGATTCTATGAGTTTTTGATGAGCATGATGTAGAACAATGAAACGTGAATCGTTCTTGATGTTTTGGTTAAAGATTTTTGAGAAAGATGTTGAAGATTTCTGAGAAAGACTTTGAATATGAGTATTTTTGGTATGTATGTTTAGTTTAAAAGCTTTTGAAGTTGAGGTGTTTTTGAATGAATCCTTTCAAGTTTTGAAGATTTTTCATGTGAAAAATCAAGTTTCCAACAAGTGAATGTTTAGTCTAAAGATTTTTTAGATTTGATAAAAAAGATGTgtgaatctgagaattttggTTTGTGTATTTTAAATGAAAAGTTTATATGTAAATCCTTTTGAAGATGATATTTTTGTATGAATCTTTTTTTTCTAGATTTTGAAGTTTTCATGTGTTTGATCATAAATTTCAATGAGTAAGTAGCATTAAAAAAAGATCGAAAAAGATAGAAAAAGAGCGAAGAAAACGAAATTCGCACCCTGCGCGCCGCTGCCTATGTGCACAGGCAATGCAGGGGCTCTGTTTTTGTAGCGCCCCTGCACTAGGGTCGCGCAGGGGCGCCTCTTTTTGGTTGTTGCGCAGGGGCGCCATTATTTTGGCGCCTCTGCATGGGCAGTTTTTGCCCCGGAGACTTTGATACACCGTTTTTAAATCctaaattcatgtttatgatattttaagatgtttttaagtattttaagaTGTCATATGCACAAAGTTTCGAGTTTTAATGTCAAGAACAGAAAGAACGACTCACGTGGACCGGTTTAGTTATGTAATGCATTATATGCTAGTATATTCTCATAAAAGTTGTGTTTATTATGAAAGCATGAATTTTATGAATGTAAATATGATGTtctcatttatatttaattagcaCACATGATTTTCAAGCATGAAAGAATTTTTAAGAGCATGTCATGATAAGTTTCAAGTTATTTTCAAGGTTTATGATGAcatgatgattttaagatattttcaAGTATGTTTCATGAACGATAAGAAGTTTTATGGTGCAAATGTTTTATTATTGGTATGATAAAGTTATAGAGAATTTATGAAGAAAATGCTTATGACGACGATGTTATGATGAGGAAGTATGACGAAGTTATGATgtgatgatgcatgaaaatattttgatgttgtatgtgattttgtggtggcaatacgggaacggacttcgggatgagctctgAAAGGGCCTTTCCAAAATACGTGCTCACAAGAATGAGAGGACGAGCACCTTGAGATGAGCTCCAGGGATGATCTTTTCAAATACATGCTCATGAGAATGTGGAACTGACACTCTAGGATGAACTACGGGGATGATCTTTCCAAAATACGTGCTCATAACGACGGCTGCCACAAATGCATGTATCTCATCACCCATAAATACATGTTTTCAcgatatgtttatgttatgctatTGCATTAAGTTTTATGTTTCATATACGATTTATGCTTGTATATTCTTCTTGAGTTTTTAGACTCAGTATACTTGATTGATGCAGTTACATTTGAGATGCAAATAAATTAAAAGCTTTGGTGAACAgactgaagagtccaagaggcgaagacattgcatAACACGACTGATTTCGAAGCTATGACATTTTAAAGCGAGAAGTTTTGCATATGTTTACTAATATTTTGTTGTTACATTATTTTGATGCACGACTTTTAAAAGTCAATGTTAAAGAAAAaattagatttaagtattttcaATAACGATCTTGCGACGAtgagttttaaaaattataagtttttatcctttatgttgtttatttcATTAAGATAATTTATGTTTGGGTTTCACAAATGTTTTATGAAGTATTTTTCCGTACTTAGCATATTTTATTGAAACTCATGTTTCGTCTACCTTCCcaagattttatttttggttcagGTTTGCTTAGTAGTGGTAGTTTTGGCGTGTCCATATAAGAACCGGTCGTTGACTGTAGGGTTGCATCATTTGTTTCAAATCTTTTATGCACGTTAGAGTCATGAGAATTTTTAAGTGTTATTTACATAGATTTTAGTTTCATTCACGAGTTGTTGAACTTGCGAGCGTGATGCTCTGCACTGttgtatttgaaaattttttccaCACTTTTCCGCATCTTAATTCTTGTAAATGTTTaaaaatacgggacgtcacggtttcattatttttttataaatttttaatttttttttaaatcgtttaaaaattaatgtatatgattgattaattaattaaataaataaaatgataaatataaatatatatttagttaaatatgtaattgataaataaaactagtgaattaaaATGAATTAATGAATGTGTGATTGGACAGTGAGACTCTCAAAAGTTGTGTTTTTTGGGTTATGATTGAagatgaaaaatttaaaaagtagTATGTTTTAAACTTTTGATGTGATAGTAGATGTGACAAAAATGAACTCATTTTTTGGGTTCATGACTGGAGATGCCCatgaatattaataatattgCGAGGGCGTTGTATTCGTTAAAAAAAGttattttgacataaaaaaatctATACAGTTTTTTTAGTAACAAATTTTGTGATAGCTTTCTAcataagttaattaaattacaTCCAACTGATAGTGATTTTGATTCTCTAAAATTAAACCTACTGAAAAGTTAATATCACAATCAGTAATTATTTATAAAGTACAAATCAAGTCTAATTTTCAGTTTTTCActtttattttcaaacattGTCAATTTCTAATTTTTCTCAACTCCATCGTGATTTATATATCTAATTATttcaaaacataattttttttacgaaCACTCCCATACAATACTTtgtataaaattataatttttttattatataatctTCTAATTATGAtctaaaaattgaaatttaagataatcaatgttctaaaaagcgttAGGCGGTAGGCGGGAGGTCACCCACCGCCTAGTGCCTAGACGCTTAGGCAGCCGCCTaggcgatttttttttttacgctaAATATCTGATTATTCTAGTCTGATTtatcttaatattttttcaataattcGTCTTTATTGAATTCATCTGCTTAAGTGATGTTTTTTagtctaaatatctaattattctTGTTCATCTTAATATTTCTCCAATAATTCTTATTTATCGAATTCAAGATTGAAATACATGACATATTTCTTGTCTTCATCTGCTACATATTGATGGacaaatatctcaaataatctttttttaaaaaattaaaataataaagttatatatatgttaatgtAGGCGGCCGTCTAGGCGGATTTTGAGGCGCCTAAACGGCGATTAGGCGGTCTAGAtggttaattaatataataactttcaaaaatttcaactGTCTAAAAATTGGGGCGGTGGACAACCGCCTAGCATCTAGGCGGTCCTAGGCACCGCTTTTTATAACACtgaagataatatatatatatgcccctAAGGaggtgtccaagttggtggagtaggtgaacttTTGGTCATAGGTCAAGAGTTCGATTCCCCCTGTCACACAGAGCTTGCCTAGTGTGAtttacctgactagcgtagtttgcaggttattgcgttagtccggagGTTTACACAGAGCGCATCGAAAGGTAGTGGCTACGGGTTTccacgtcaaaaaaaaaaaagataatatatatataataactttCAATACAAATTATTTAAACCCGATCTTTTAAAGTTTTTTACGCACTAAACTTAAATTTTGGTATACGTTTATCTCTTTGTGTtccatatatataaacaaacatttaaaaaaaaaaaagatatggCAGAAGAGATAATATCCTTGTAGAAGTCTATATTTCAACCTTATTTTCCCAAAACTATTTAGTTTCCTATTGGAATTCATATTTAATTCACTCTATAATATTTACACAGGTCACCTTGATcgatatatatatttcacacattATTACAACAGCAAAATTGTTGATCTCCGGCCGATATATGCTACAAACCGTAAGCATGACAAATTCTTGCAACGTCGAATTCTACGATGAGAGCATCCACACTACCGTCACCGATGATCCGACTACCGTAAGCCTGTGGCTACGGCATACGCAATTCATTCACTGTCGTCTCCTCCACCTCATCGCCGGCCTCGACGTTGAGTGGCGTCCCAGTTTCACTAGCGGGGGACGGTACCCTGTCGCAGTGCTTCAAATTTGCGTGGGCCGTCGCTGCTTAATCTATCAAATGCTCTACTCTGGATACATTCCACACTCCCTCGCGCGGTTCATCGCGAATCCCTTCATCACTTTTGTGGGAGTGGGAGTGAAGGAGGACTTGAAAAAATTAGAGAGGGACTACGGATTGGGGAACCATGCAAAGTTCGTGGACTTGAGGGAGTTGGCGGCATATGTGTACGATAGAACGGAATTGCGGCAGGCGGGGTTGAAGTCTTTGGCGAATGTGGTGCTGGGGAAAGACATGGAGAAGCCCAAGGATGTGACGCTCAGCCGGTGGGATTACAGGCGGCTCACCACCGCGCAAGTCCGGTACGCTTGCCTCGATGCGTTTGTGTCGTTTGAAATCGGCAGAATATTGACAGCCTCAGTACTAATTACTTAGGTATAGGCCCATTATGCATGCAGCCGAGTAGTTAgattttacattattttttcCAAGCAGATCATAGCGTTACTCTTT
It encodes:
- the LOC140892588 gene encoding 3'-5' exonuclease-like; the protein is MAAAIVDHQLRSNTHKTYDVHFFGDSIHTTVTHDPDIVTQWISDLGSGHRIVGLDVEWRPVFKRNARHPAATLQLCVARRCLIFQLIHAPTVPSSLVGFLSNSEYTFVGVGIKSDLKKIGKDYDGLGLDAKTVDLRSLAAEVYERKELKNSGVKGLTKVVLEKEVQKPRGVTMSRWDKRWLKPDQVQYACLDAFVCYEMGRILNAFGSTNS
- the LOC140889740 gene encoding 3'-5' exonuclease-like, giving the protein MTNSCNVEFYDESIHTTVTDDPTTVSLWLRHTQFIHCRLLHLIAGLDVEWRPSFTSGGRYPVAVLQICVGRRCLIYQMLYSGYIPHSLARFIANPFITFVGVGVKEDLKKLERDYGLGNHAKFVDLRELAAYVYDRTELRQAGLKSLANVVLGKDMEKPKDVTLSRWDYRRLTTAQVRYACLDAFVSFEIGRILTASVLIT